Proteins encoded within one genomic window of Pedobacter africanus:
- a CDS encoding DeoR/GlpR family DNA-binding transcription regulator: MRKEDRHKLIMREINLHNKVLSTDLSVLLNISDDTVRRDLKELAETGKLLKVHGGAASKSFVAPFNLQNEVYALNEKKKIAEKTLKLIKNDMVVLTEGGTTILELAKMIPENLKATFFTISPQVAITLSDHSNLEVITIGGKLNKNANLHVGASVINQLVDIKVDLCLLGANAFSAEDGLTDLDWDIVQVKKALIRASKKTAVLSISEKLNSTQKIRICSPNQINYLITELPPESALLAGYRNETLSLL; this comes from the coding sequence ATGCGAAAAGAAGACAGACATAAACTGATTATGAGAGAGATAAACCTGCACAACAAGGTTTTATCTACCGATTTAAGCGTGTTGCTAAACATTTCTGACGATACCGTTAGGCGTGACCTTAAGGAACTTGCTGAAACAGGAAAGCTTTTAAAAGTGCATGGAGGTGCGGCCAGCAAATCATTTGTCGCGCCCTTCAACCTGCAGAACGAAGTTTATGCGTTAAATGAGAAGAAGAAGATCGCCGAAAAAACGCTAAAACTGATAAAAAACGACATGGTTGTGCTTACCGAAGGTGGAACAACCATATTGGAACTCGCTAAAATGATCCCGGAAAACCTTAAAGCCACATTTTTTACGATCAGTCCGCAGGTCGCAATTACCCTGTCCGATCACAGCAATCTGGAAGTCATTACCATTGGCGGCAAGCTCAACAAAAACGCAAACCTGCATGTGGGTGCAAGCGTGATCAACCAGCTGGTAGATATTAAAGTGGATTTGTGCCTGCTGGGCGCAAATGCCTTTTCTGCTGAAGACGGGCTTACGGACCTGGATTGGGATATCGTTCAGGTCAAAAAGGCACTGATCCGCGCTTCCAAAAAGACTGCGGTGCTGAGTATTTCAGAAAAACTCAACAGCACCCAAAAGATCAGGATCTGCAGTCCAAACCAGATCAATTACCTCATTACCGAATTGCCTCCCGAAAGCGCTTTGCTTGCCGGTTACAGGAATGAAACCCTTTCATTGCTTTAG
- a CDS encoding glycoside hydrolase family protein: protein MNNIGILMTAIGLSCFVLPERGAEIEISRSRADYLLSRVSERDPWERMPDASSIAWLEAATLSTLADMYEATADPRYLEELARRGDRLLSHRDDKRGVTDGSGKSRPAWSMGYKYVVAKGGLMDQHGNVIISIRSTPYSNNQLTHVEVAHEPGKAGRFTFQLSNEFWKRAETFTNLSMDPADERYVEKVVNDPMAPYSAKAGTYTDRSNLIAVKANGTTLPVVQNMTLQPIPLAYMGYIGIIYTPLLRCAELVKGRPALKHLQAASARFIKAAEESYADAAARLWRNGPGNDEGYYLTCERGESFPADNVGAPFNFLGKHVCAELALYRLTGKQVYLDRSKKMCQLLKNRLQYNAKSDLYVWNYWYEPMTTKGWVPEDQLSQNVKYFKGAANVEDISHGALDIAMIVAAQQAGIVFDRQDVSRFANTLLVNVLTPDRKSVRRKVDGGAEYPAYFQALHGWADLAQVNPEVYKAIRQTYLNRGEESLAVCAALLKWERKLKQGN from the coding sequence ATGAACAATATTGGAATTCTGATGACGGCCATAGGCCTCAGCTGCTTTGTACTGCCGGAGCGGGGAGCAGAGATAGAAATTTCGCGCAGCCGTGCCGATTACCTCTTATCCAGGGTATCTGAAAGAGACCCATGGGAACGCATGCCCGACGCCAGCAGCATTGCCTGGCTTGAAGCGGCTACCCTGAGCACCTTGGCAGATATGTATGAGGCAACAGCCGACCCCAGGTACCTGGAAGAGCTGGCCCGAAGGGGCGACCGCTTGTTGTCGCACAGGGATGATAAACGTGGTGTGACCGACGGATCAGGAAAAAGCAGGCCGGCATGGAGCATGGGCTATAAGTACGTGGTGGCCAAAGGCGGACTAATGGATCAACATGGCAATGTCATCATCAGCATCCGCTCTACCCCCTATTCCAATAACCAGCTTACCCATGTGGAAGTTGCACATGAACCCGGAAAAGCAGGAAGGTTTACCTTTCAGCTAAGCAACGAATTCTGGAAACGTGCCGAAACCTTTACCAACCTGAGCATGGATCCGGCAGATGAACGTTATGTCGAAAAAGTGGTCAATGACCCTATGGCCCCTTACTCCGCAAAAGCCGGGACCTATACAGACCGTTCCAATCTGATTGCCGTAAAGGCCAACGGCACAACCCTGCCGGTAGTCCAGAACATGACGCTCCAGCCCATTCCCCTGGCCTACATGGGTTATATCGGCATCATTTATACGCCCCTGCTGCGTTGTGCCGAACTGGTTAAAGGCAGGCCCGCACTTAAACATTTACAAGCCGCCTCAGCACGCTTCATTAAAGCTGCAGAAGAATCTTATGCCGATGCGGCAGCCAGGTTATGGCGCAACGGTCCAGGCAATGATGAAGGCTATTATTTAACCTGCGAAAGGGGGGAATCTTTTCCGGCCGACAATGTAGGTGCGCCTTTCAACTTCCTGGGCAAACATGTATGTGCTGAGCTGGCCCTGTACCGCTTAACCGGAAAACAAGTCTATCTGGACAGGTCTAAAAAGATGTGCCAGCTGCTGAAAAACAGGCTTCAGTACAACGCAAAATCTGATCTGTACGTTTGGAATTACTGGTATGAACCCATGACCACCAAGGGCTGGGTGCCGGAAGACCAGCTTTCGCAGAATGTAAAATACTTTAAGGGTGCAGCCAATGTAGAGGACATCTCTCATGGTGCTTTGGATATTGCCATGATCGTTGCAGCACAGCAGGCCGGGATCGTTTTTGACCGGCAGGATGTAAGCCGCTTTGCCAACACCTTATTGGTTAACGTTTTAACGCCAGACCGTAAAAGCGTGCGGCGCAAAGTGGATGGAGGTGCAGAATACCCTGCATACTTCCAGGCGCTGCACGGCTGGGCAGACCTGGCGCAAGTCAACCCCGAAGTTTATAAAGCCATACGCCAGACCTACCTGAACCGGGGCGAGGAAAGTCTGGCGGTATGTGCCGCGCTGTTAAAATGGGAGCGTAAACTTAAGCAGGGCAATTGA